In Amycolatopsis endophytica, the following are encoded in one genomic region:
- a CDS encoding AfsR/SARP family transcriptional regulator — MEFRFLGTVALVVDGVVADPGPARQRCVLAALAVDVDQDVSRDRLIQRVWGGDPPLRARETLVNYVSRLRRVLAAGGATIARRPGAYALRADPLAVDIHRFRRLCSRARAETGRTAAGLLEQATALWHGEALTGLTGDWATTERDQLHQERQDAEWDLTDALLDLGHGEDLVAGLAVRAAGHPLDERAAGQYMLALHRAGRTADALAHFRLVRDRLVDDLGTDPGAALQDLHRRILTPGPALTVRPRAARRVVTPRQLPAAPAPFVGRGELLDELDATSTTVSAVAGAGGIGKTALALHWAHQRIDRFPDGQLFVDLRGSGPGAAMEPSAALRGVLDALGVEHDQVPSDLHARAVLFRSLVAGHRVLLLLDDAADTAQVVPLLPGSGSCTVVVTSRNVLPGLLAGHAARHIPVHVLDDADARVLLTGKLGRARTGAEPEAVGEFVRLCGGFPLALGVVAGHALTRPTATLAALVAEIRGPGLRALVHASLIEQDLTGRYALHDLVQRHAAAT; from the coding sequence GTGGAGTTCCGTTTCCTGGGCACGGTCGCTCTGGTCGTGGACGGCGTCGTCGCCGATCCGGGGCCGGCGCGGCAGCGGTGTGTGCTCGCCGCGCTCGCCGTCGACGTCGACCAGGACGTCTCCCGTGACCGGTTGATCCAGCGCGTGTGGGGCGGCGATCCCCCGCTGCGGGCCAGGGAGACGCTCGTCAACTACGTCTCGCGGCTGCGCCGGGTGCTCGCCGCGGGCGGTGCCACCATCGCGCGGCGCCCTGGCGCCTACGCGCTGCGGGCCGACCCGTTGGCCGTCGACATCCACCGCTTCCGCCGGCTGTGTTCGCGGGCCCGCGCGGAGACCGGCCGGACCGCGGCCGGTCTGCTGGAGCAGGCGACCGCGCTGTGGCACGGCGAAGCACTGACCGGTCTGACCGGCGACTGGGCCACGACCGAACGCGACCAGCTGCACCAGGAGCGGCAGGACGCCGAATGGGACCTCACGGACGCGTTGCTCGACCTCGGACACGGTGAGGACCTGGTCGCCGGACTCGCCGTGCGGGCGGCGGGGCATCCGCTGGACGAGCGGGCCGCGGGCCAGTACATGCTGGCGCTGCACCGCGCCGGCCGCACCGCCGACGCGCTCGCCCACTTCCGGCTGGTGCGCGACCGGCTCGTGGACGACCTCGGTACCGATCCGGGCGCGGCTCTGCAGGACCTGCACCGGCGGATCCTCACGCCCGGCCCCGCGCTCACCGTCCGGCCCCGGGCCGCCCGGCGCGTCGTGACTCCACGGCAGCTGCCCGCCGCACCCGCACCCTTCGTGGGCCGCGGCGAGCTGCTGGACGAGCTGGACGCCACGAGCACGACGGTGTCCGCCGTGGCCGGGGCGGGCGGAATCGGCAAGACGGCACTGGCCCTGCACTGGGCACACCAGCGGATCGACCGCTTCCCGGACGGCCAGCTGTTCGTCGACCTCCGTGGTTCGGGACCCGGCGCCGCCATGGAACCCAGCGCGGCGCTGCGTGGTGTCCTGGACGCACTCGGCGTCGAACACGACCAGGTCCCGTCCGATCTGCACGCCCGGGCCGTGCTGTTCCGCAGCCTGGTCGCGGGCCACCGCGTGCTGCTCCTGCTGGACGACGCCGCCGACACCGCCCAGGTGGTCCCGCTACTTCCGGGCAGCGGGTCGTGCACGGTCGTCGTGACGAGCCGCAACGTGCTTCCCGGCCTGCTCGCCGGGCACGCGGCGCGGCACATTCCGGTGCACGTGCTCGACGACGCCGACGCCCGCGTTCTGCTGACCGGCAAACTCGGCCGGGCACGCACCGGCGCCGAACCGGAGGCCGTCGGTGAGTTCGTCCGGTTGTGCGGCGGTTTCCCCCTCGCGCTGGGTGTCGTCGCGGGACACGCACTGACCCGGCCCACGGCGACGCTGGCGGCGCTCGTCGCCGAGATCCGCGGTCCCGGGCTCCGCGCGCTGGTGCACGCCTCGCTGATCGAGCAGGACCTGACGGGCCGCTACGCCCTGCACGACCTCGTCCAGCGCCACGCCGCCGCCACCTGA
- a CDS encoding TetR family transcriptional regulator, with product MVKDGQATRRRLLDAAAAEFAAYGIAGARVDRISASAKANKAQLYAYFGDKERLFDAVFQEHAAAIGDSVPLTAEDLPAYALGIYDACLAKPELIRLATWARLERIPAGGLITGMTEEHDRKLTAIAEAQRAGHIDPELAPDDVLAMVSMMALTWSPASLFHAASGTDPKADHDRRRRALAATVRRAFKPSA from the coding sequence GTGGTGAAGGACGGACAAGCGACGCGACGCCGCCTGCTCGACGCGGCGGCCGCCGAGTTCGCGGCGTACGGCATCGCGGGCGCCCGCGTCGACCGGATCTCGGCCAGCGCCAAGGCCAACAAGGCGCAGCTCTACGCCTACTTCGGCGACAAGGAACGCCTGTTCGACGCGGTATTCCAGGAGCATGCCGCCGCGATCGGCGATTCGGTGCCGCTGACCGCCGAAGACCTGCCCGCCTACGCCCTCGGCATCTACGACGCCTGCCTCGCCAAGCCCGAGCTGATCCGGCTGGCCACCTGGGCCCGGCTGGAGCGCATCCCGGCGGGCGGGCTGATCACCGGCATGACCGAGGAGCACGACCGGAAGCTGACGGCCATCGCCGAGGCCCAGCGCGCGGGCCACATCGACCCGGAACTCGCGCCGGACGACGTCCTGGCGATGGTGTCGATGATGGCGCTCACCTGGTCGCCGGCGAGCCTGTTCCACGCGGCGAGCGGCACCGATCCGAAGGCCGACCACGACCGCAGGCGCCGTGCCCTCGCCGCGACGGTCCGCCGCGCGTTCAAGCCGTCCGCGTAG
- a CDS encoding DNA alkylation repair protein produces the protein MPETTVAELMAELAALEDPKARAVNERHGDDHGVNLGKLRAIAKRLKTQQDLARELWATGDTAAKLLALLICRPKTFERDELDVMLREARTPKVHDWLVNYVVKKSPHAEELRQAWFADPDPVVASAGWALTTERVAKKPEGLDLAGLLDIVEARMKDAPERLQWAMNHCLAQIGIDHAGHRERALDIGERLQVLKDYPAPPGCTSPFAPVWITEMVRRQHA, from the coding sequence ATGCCCGAGACGACGGTAGCCGAACTGATGGCCGAACTGGCCGCGCTCGAGGATCCGAAGGCGCGTGCGGTGAACGAGCGGCACGGTGACGACCACGGGGTGAACCTCGGCAAGCTGCGGGCGATCGCGAAGCGGTTGAAGACGCAGCAGGACCTCGCGCGGGAGCTGTGGGCGACCGGCGACACCGCGGCGAAGCTGCTGGCGCTGCTGATCTGCCGTCCGAAGACCTTCGAGCGGGACGAGCTGGACGTCATGCTGCGCGAAGCCCGCACCCCGAAGGTGCACGACTGGCTCGTGAACTACGTGGTCAAGAAGAGCCCGCACGCCGAAGAGCTGCGTCAGGCGTGGTTCGCCGATCCGGACCCGGTGGTCGCGAGCGCGGGCTGGGCGCTGACCACCGAACGCGTGGCGAAGAAGCCCGAGGGCCTGGACCTCGCGGGGCTGCTGGACATCGTCGAGGCGCGGATGAAGGACGCCCCGGAGCGCCTGCAGTGGGCGATGAACCACTGCCTGGCCCAGATCGGCATCGACCACGCCGGGCACCGCGAGCGCGCGCTGGACATCGGGGAGCGTCTGCAGGTGCTCAAGGACTACCCGGCTCCCCCGGGCTGCACGTCGCCGTTCGCGCCCGTGTGGATCACCGAGATGGTGCGGCGGCAGCACGCCTGA
- the rho gene encoding transcription termination factor Rho yields the protein MLQTGILDVHGKTASLGYGPGGPSVPIGLLRAHGLRRGDEIVIEDGELVAVNGAFPAAHRPEFERLTPVHPDQRLVLETGRHQLTTRVLDLVAPLGKGQRALIVAPPRTGKTSVLEAIAHAVAVNHPEAHLMVLLADERPEEVTAIRRTVRGEVVASTFDRQPAEHTAVAELAVERAKRLVETGRDVVLLLDSLTRLGRAYNLAARPSGRVLSGGVDAGALMPMKRILGAARNIEDGGSLTIVATALVGTGSLADTVFFEELKSTGNSELRLDRTLADNRVFPAVDLSGSGTRRDELLVPATELAVMTEVRRALAGQEPRRAAEQFLEQVRTTASNAEFVARVNASLAVPAARAA from the coding sequence ATGCTACAAACAGGAATTCTCGATGTTCACGGCAAAACCGCCTCGCTCGGCTACGGTCCCGGCGGCCCGTCCGTCCCGATTGGACTCCTCCGCGCGCACGGCTTGCGCCGGGGCGACGAAATCGTGATCGAGGACGGTGAACTGGTCGCCGTCAACGGCGCGTTCCCGGCGGCGCACCGCCCGGAGTTCGAACGGCTCACGCCCGTGCACCCCGACCAGCGGCTGGTCCTCGAAACCGGACGGCACCAGCTCACCACGCGCGTGCTCGACCTCGTCGCCCCGCTGGGCAAGGGGCAGCGCGCGCTGATCGTCGCGCCGCCGCGTACGGGGAAAACCTCGGTGCTGGAGGCGATCGCGCACGCGGTGGCGGTCAACCACCCCGAAGCGCACCTCATGGTGCTGCTCGCCGACGAACGCCCGGAGGAGGTGACCGCGATCCGCCGCACCGTGCGCGGCGAGGTGGTGGCGTCCACTTTCGACCGTCAACCCGCCGAGCACACCGCCGTCGCCGAACTCGCCGTGGAACGCGCGAAACGGCTCGTGGAAACCGGTCGCGACGTGGTGCTGCTGCTGGATTCGCTGACCCGTCTCGGCCGCGCCTACAATCTCGCCGCGCGCCCGTCGGGCCGCGTGCTGTCCGGTGGCGTCGACGCCGGCGCGCTGATGCCGATGAAGCGAATCCTCGGCGCCGCACGCAACATCGAAGACGGCGGTTCACTGACCATCGTCGCGACGGCCCTGGTCGGCACCGGTTCCCTGGCGGACACGGTGTTCTTCGAAGAGCTCAAGAGCACCGGCAACTCCGAACTCCGCCTCGACCGCACCCTCGCCGACAACCGCGTGTTCCCGGCCGTGGACCTCTCGGGCTCCGGCACCCGCCGCGACGAACTGCTGGTGCCCGCCACCGAACTGGCCGTGATGACCGAAGTCCGCCGCGCACTGGCCGGGCAGGAGCCGCGCCGCGCCGCGGAGCAGTTCCTGGAGCAGGTGCGCACCACGGCCTCCAACGCGGAGTTCGTCGCCCGTGTCAACGCTTCCCTCGCGGTGCCCGCCGCGCGAGCGGCTTGA
- a CDS encoding CocE/NonD family hydrolase, producing MNRIRTAVTAATVVLAGTLTALTSPAAADPVTHEENDHVPAGAAWTQHYFPSSDGSGVELHADVLLPEGLAEGEQVPVILSVGPYFGHSGQMNLEGRQRTGPSDRFDDFIEGTDLFERGYAFVMVDLRGFGGSTGCLDAGGAGDRADVKAALDWAASQPWSTGAVGMYGKSFDAITGLIGNNLGHDALRAVVAQEPVWDYYRNTRSDGVPRSTIVNVPNTYNLIATLPQLPDDDARYRANAEYEKAHPECPLANTLAYQTTDPRTEFWADRDYAAQAKGTGTPLFFTQGTLEWNTEPEAMQEFLDNHQGPERGWIGPWDHVRGNDRTEDGRLEMGRAGWFAETLSFYDQYLKGIGPRTAYPAYAVQDNTGTWRAQDTWPEAGAPTTVDLGSGSYVDHGGESATAASFLRCSAPVDRDIRVTGTPRLALTSAAHGNVMVELHDVAPDGTAVAFDEQVALLRPGATALDLKSAEWTLAAGHRLVVEIGTIQAGPLSDWIDTPSGETMEITDAALNLALDDPADDLPTDGGAAPYLDLYRQFSTSELPIGPPSFTLPTSGH from the coding sequence GTGAACCGCATCCGCACGGCCGTCACAGCCGCCACCGTCGTCCTCGCCGGAACGCTCACCGCCCTGACCTCACCGGCGGCCGCCGATCCGGTCACGCACGAGGAGAACGACCACGTTCCGGCCGGTGCGGCCTGGACACAGCACTACTTCCCGTCCTCGGACGGGTCCGGTGTGGAGCTGCACGCCGACGTGCTGCTGCCGGAGGGACTGGCCGAGGGCGAGCAGGTGCCGGTGATCCTGTCCGTGGGCCCGTACTTCGGGCATTCCGGCCAGATGAACCTGGAGGGCAGGCAGCGCACCGGCCCGTCGGACCGCTTCGACGACTTCATCGAGGGCACGGACCTGTTCGAGCGCGGCTACGCGTTCGTCATGGTGGACCTGCGCGGTTTCGGCGGTTCCACCGGCTGTCTGGACGCCGGCGGTGCCGGTGACCGCGCCGACGTGAAGGCCGCGCTCGACTGGGCCGCGAGCCAGCCGTGGTCCACCGGCGCGGTCGGCATGTACGGCAAATCGTTCGACGCCATCACCGGCCTGATCGGGAACAACCTCGGCCACGACGCGCTCAGGGCCGTGGTCGCGCAGGAACCGGTCTGGGACTACTACCGCAACACCCGGTCTGACGGCGTGCCGCGCTCGACGATCGTCAACGTCCCCAACACCTACAACCTCATCGCCACGCTGCCGCAGCTGCCGGACGACGACGCCCGGTACCGGGCCAACGCGGAATACGAGAAGGCGCACCCGGAATGCCCGCTGGCGAACACACTCGCCTACCAGACCACCGATCCGCGCACGGAGTTCTGGGCCGATCGCGACTACGCCGCGCAGGCCAAGGGCACCGGCACGCCGTTGTTCTTCACCCAGGGCACGCTCGAATGGAACACCGAACCCGAGGCGATGCAGGAGTTCCTCGACAACCACCAGGGACCGGAGCGGGGCTGGATCGGCCCGTGGGACCACGTGCGCGGCAACGACCGCACCGAGGACGGGCGCCTCGAGATGGGCCGTGCGGGCTGGTTCGCCGAGACCCTGTCCTTCTACGACCAGTACCTCAAGGGCATCGGTCCGCGGACGGCCTACCCGGCCTACGCGGTGCAGGACAACACCGGCACCTGGCGTGCCCAGGACACCTGGCCCGAGGCGGGCGCGCCCACGACCGTCGACCTCGGCAGCGGGTCCTATGTGGACCACGGCGGCGAGTCGGCTACGGCCGCGAGTTTCCTGCGGTGTTCCGCGCCGGTCGACCGGGACATCCGCGTGACGGGAACTCCCCGGCTCGCCCTGACCAGTGCCGCGCACGGCAACGTGATGGTCGAACTGCACGACGTTGCCCCCGACGGGACCGCCGTCGCCTTCGACGAGCAGGTCGCGTTGCTGCGCCCGGGCGCCACGGCACTCGACCTCAAGTCGGCCGAATGGACCCTCGCCGCGGGACACCGCCTGGTCGTCGAGATCGGCACCATCCAGGCGGGCCCGCTCAGCGACTGGATCGACACCCCGTCGGGCGAGACGATGGAGATCACCGACGCCGCGCTGAACCTGGCCCTGGACGATCCGGCCGACGACCTCCCCACGGATGGCGGGGCGGCCCCCTACCTGGACCTCTACCGCCAGTTCTCCACGTCGGAGCTGCCCATCGGACCGCCGTCGTTCACCCTGCCCACATCCGGTCACTGA
- a CDS encoding ABC transporter ATP-binding protein, with the protein MTPVIEVDGLNVSYGGFHAVRDLSFQVRRGELYALLGTNGAGKTSTLETVEGHRPPTSGTVRVLGHDPADRAAVRPRMGVMLQESGFSPDLTVRETVRLLGTLTRREDRVERVLGVVDLTRKAGTKVSQLSGGEKRRLDFATAVYGGPELVFLDEPTTGLDIQSRDALWDAVDELRENGSTVVLTTHYLEEAQQRADRIGLMHRGTFHREGTVAELTRTLPAVIRFGLPPSAPALPLRGTRESDAKFLVETHQLQKDLFTLLRWAEEHAVELMDLEAGPTRLDDVFRAIQD; encoded by the coding sequence ATGACACCAGTGATCGAAGTCGACGGCCTCAACGTCAGCTACGGCGGTTTCCACGCCGTGCGGGACCTGTCCTTCCAGGTGCGGCGCGGGGAGCTGTACGCGCTGCTCGGCACGAACGGGGCGGGCAAGACCTCGACTCTGGAGACCGTCGAGGGACACCGGCCGCCCACCTCGGGCACCGTGCGGGTGCTCGGGCACGACCCGGCCGACCGCGCCGCGGTGCGGCCGCGCATGGGCGTGATGTTGCAGGAGAGCGGATTCTCCCCGGACCTGACGGTGCGCGAGACGGTGCGGCTGCTCGGCACGCTCACGCGGCGCGAAGACCGCGTGGAGCGGGTGCTGGGCGTCGTGGACCTCACCCGCAAGGCGGGCACCAAGGTCTCGCAGCTCTCCGGCGGCGAGAAGCGGCGGCTGGACTTCGCCACCGCGGTCTACGGCGGCCCCGAGCTGGTGTTCCTGGACGAGCCGACGACCGGCCTCGACATCCAGTCCAGGGACGCGCTGTGGGACGCGGTCGACGAGCTGCGGGAGAACGGCTCCACGGTCGTGCTCACCACGCACTACCTGGAGGAGGCGCAGCAGCGCGCCGACCGCATCGGCCTGATGCACCGCGGCACGTTCCACCGCGAGGGCACGGTCGCCGAGCTGACCCGTACCCTGCCCGCTGTCATCCGCTTCGGCCTGCCGCCGTCGGCGCCCGCGCTGCCGTTGCGCGGCACACGGGAGAGCGACGCGAAGTTCCTCGTCGAGACCCACCAGCTGCAGAAGGACCTGTTCACCCTGCTGCGGTGGGCCGAGGAGCACGCGGTGGAACTCATGGACCTCGAAGCCGGGCCCACCCGCCTCGACGACGTGTTCCGCGCCATCCAAGACTGA
- a CDS encoding ABC transporter permease, with translation MFALARSELIQIFRNRAVLVTSFVMPLAVSAFFLYRHELFAEIGSLGYIAAIVMFTVCGFGLYASAVTTLASRRQNLFLKRLRSTAAGDSRILAGLVLPVTVIALVQVAAILTVLGVVTGAPGDLGLLVVAVLATVAMMIGLGLATAGLTNSPEHAQVTTLPVSLGVIAVASWVGITGTGDLALLKRLLPGGAATELVVGAWNGGVALTDSLLLLAPTLAWVVVAVSLAARLFRWEPRR, from the coding sequence ATGTTCGCCCTCGCTCGCAGCGAGCTGATCCAGATCTTCCGCAACCGGGCCGTGCTGGTCACCAGTTTCGTGATGCCACTGGCGGTCAGCGCGTTCTTCCTCTACCGGCACGAACTGTTCGCCGAGATCGGCAGCCTCGGCTACATCGCGGCGATCGTGATGTTCACCGTGTGCGGGTTCGGGCTCTACGCCAGCGCGGTGACCACACTGGCCTCGCGCAGGCAGAACCTGTTCCTCAAGCGGCTGCGCTCCACGGCGGCGGGCGACTCCCGGATCCTGGCCGGGCTGGTGCTGCCGGTCACCGTGATCGCGCTGGTGCAGGTGGCGGCGATCCTGACCGTGCTCGGGGTCGTCACCGGCGCGCCGGGCGACCTCGGGCTGCTGGTGGTCGCCGTGCTGGCCACCGTCGCCATGATGATCGGCCTGGGCCTGGCCACCGCCGGGCTGACCAACTCGCCCGAGCACGCCCAGGTCACCACGCTGCCGGTCAGTCTCGGCGTCATCGCCGTCGCCAGCTGGGTCGGCATCACCGGCACCGGGGACCTCGCCCTGCTCAAGCGCCTGCTCCCGGGCGGGGCGGCCACCGAACTCGTCGTCGGCGCCTGGAACGGCGGCGTCGCGCTCACCGATTCGCTGCTCCTGCTCGCCCCCACCCTGGCGTGGGTCGTCGTCGCCGTGTCGCTGGCGGCGCGGCTCTTCCGCTGGGAACCGCGCCGCTGA
- a CDS encoding response regulator transcription factor, whose product MTTVVLADDEALLRKAMAALLPMEGEIIVLAEAGDGAEAVRATLEHEPDVLVIDLEMPGVDGLGAVAEVRRARPNQVTLMLTRHARPGVLRKALKLGVQGFVSKSAEPAHIASVITTLHEGRRWIDPDVSALAVVDDCPLTDREIDVLRATGHGYSVADIAGQLHLAEGTVRNYLSNAMQKTQTQTRHAAARYAREHDWL is encoded by the coding sequence ATGACCACCGTGGTGCTCGCCGACGACGAGGCATTGCTGCGCAAGGCGATGGCCGCGCTGCTGCCGATGGAGGGCGAGATCATCGTCCTCGCCGAAGCGGGTGACGGCGCGGAAGCCGTGCGGGCCACGCTGGAGCACGAGCCCGACGTGCTCGTCATCGACCTCGAAATGCCCGGCGTCGACGGTCTGGGCGCCGTCGCCGAGGTCCGCCGGGCGCGGCCGAACCAGGTGACGCTGATGCTGACGCGTCACGCCAGGCCGGGCGTGCTCCGCAAAGCGCTCAAGCTCGGTGTGCAGGGTTTCGTGAGCAAGTCGGCCGAACCGGCCCACATCGCCTCGGTCATCACCACCCTGCACGAGGGCAGGCGCTGGATCGACCCGGATGTCTCGGCGCTCGCCGTCGTCGACGACTGCCCCCTGACCGACCGCGAGATCGACGTCCTGCGCGCGACCGGCCACGGCTACTCGGTGGCCGACATCGCCGGGCAGCTCCACCTGGCCGAGGGCACGGTGCGCAACTACCTCTCCAACGCCATGCAGAAGACCCAGACGCAAACCCGCCACGCGGCGGCCCGATACGCCCGCGAACACGACTGGCTGTAG
- a CDS encoding sensor histidine kinase has protein sequence MEPARERLRRLNITMFLPVLAIAGTMAVAKDARTWWAAIVLSAGVIASMVAFTRWAAGEVLRVAVPCLAVTALVWPFGVAVGSSTAFFGIMSVGSHVVPQLPRHRVVAAIGLVVFVALAGASRLLLSGEDVGDVLFRWVLVPAGTTVVLTGLMFPNKRFYDLVAELEEARERAAELAVIRERVRFAGDLHDIQGHTLHVVKLKAALARKLVDSDTERAKQELGEIHALVADTITQTKELAYAQRRLNLSAELENARNLFEAADIRVRVNREADVDPGAGELLGQVLRETTTNILRHAQATRVRITLGETSISIVNDGAAGGPLPRLRGLAALEQRVTAGGGALEVGQDDGQFRTAAVFPLPGRQEAR, from the coding sequence ATGGAGCCGGCGCGGGAACGGCTGCGCAGGCTCAACATCACCATGTTCCTCCCCGTGCTGGCGATCGCCGGGACGATGGCGGTGGCCAAGGACGCGCGGACCTGGTGGGCGGCCATCGTGCTGAGCGCCGGGGTGATCGCGTCCATGGTGGCGTTCACGCGGTGGGCCGCGGGCGAGGTGCTGCGGGTCGCGGTGCCCTGCCTGGCCGTCACCGCGCTGGTGTGGCCCTTCGGGGTGGCGGTCGGCAGCAGCACGGCGTTCTTCGGCATCATGAGCGTGGGCTCGCACGTCGTCCCGCAGCTGCCGCGTCACCGGGTCGTGGCGGCGATCGGGCTCGTCGTGTTCGTCGCGTTGGCGGGGGCGTCGCGGCTGCTGCTGTCCGGTGAGGACGTCGGCGACGTGCTGTTCCGGTGGGTCCTCGTCCCCGCGGGCACCACCGTGGTGCTGACCGGGCTCATGTTCCCCAACAAGCGGTTCTACGACCTCGTCGCCGAGCTGGAGGAGGCGCGGGAGCGGGCGGCGGAGCTGGCGGTGATCCGCGAGCGGGTCCGGTTCGCCGGCGACCTGCACGACATCCAGGGCCACACCCTGCACGTGGTGAAGTTGAAGGCCGCGCTCGCCCGGAAACTGGTGGACAGCGACACCGAACGCGCCAAGCAGGAACTGGGGGAGATCCACGCGCTCGTGGCCGACACCATCACCCAGACCAAGGAGCTGGCCTACGCGCAGCGGCGGCTGAACCTTTCCGCGGAGCTGGAGAACGCGCGGAACCTGTTCGAGGCCGCGGACATCCGGGTGCGCGTCAACCGCGAAGCCGATGTCGACCCGGGCGCGGGTGAACTGCTCGGCCAGGTGCTGCGCGAGACGACGACCAACATCCTGCGTCACGCCCAGGCGACGCGGGTGCGGATCACACTGGGGGAGACGAGCATCAGCATCGTCAACGACGGCGCGGCGGGCGGGCCGCTGCCGCGGCTGCGTGGTCTGGCGGCCCTCGAACAGCGCGTCACCGCAGGGGGTGGTGCACTGGAGGTCGGCCAGGACGACGGACAGTTCCGGACGGCGGCGGTGTTCCCGCTCCCCGGACGGCAGGAGGCCCGATGA
- a CDS encoding NAD(P)-dependent alcohol dehydrogenase, with product MKVQAYAAHEPGGPLRPHEYEAGPLGPHEVEVRVTHGGICHTDIDVIDDAWGLSRYPVVAGHEAIGVVAAVGDAVDASVLPVGRRVGVGAIAGSCFRCEWCLSGRTNLCPHQDWPVLRGDRGGFAGHVRAGDWRHVQPIPDGMRSEHAAPLLCAGTTVFSPMLDNQVLPTHRVAVVGIGGLGHLAIQFLAKWGCAVTAISTTSAKRADAERFGATGFIASGEPGVLREAAGSFDFVLSTVPADLPWDDYLAILRPQGRLCLAGVPARPVTFGPLSLVPGAKTITGGIAGSATQTRQMLDFAAHHGIRPEVELFPAAEIEAAVERVRRGNARYRAVVEF from the coding sequence GTGAAGGTCCAGGCGTATGCGGCGCACGAGCCGGGCGGGCCGCTGCGGCCGCACGAGTACGAGGCGGGGCCGCTGGGACCGCACGAGGTCGAGGTGCGCGTCACACACGGCGGGATCTGCCACACCGACATCGACGTGATCGACGACGCGTGGGGGCTCTCCCGGTACCCCGTGGTGGCCGGGCACGAGGCGATCGGTGTGGTGGCGGCCGTCGGCGACGCGGTGGACGCGAGCGTGCTGCCGGTGGGGCGACGGGTCGGCGTCGGCGCGATCGCGGGATCCTGTTTCCGCTGCGAATGGTGCCTCAGCGGCCGGACCAACCTGTGCCCCCACCAGGACTGGCCGGTCCTGCGCGGTGACCGCGGCGGGTTCGCCGGTCACGTGCGGGCGGGCGACTGGCGGCACGTCCAGCCGATCCCCGACGGGATGCGGTCCGAGCACGCGGCCCCGTTGCTCTGCGCCGGCACGACGGTGTTCTCGCCCATGCTGGACAACCAGGTCCTGCCGACGCACCGGGTCGCGGTGGTCGGGATCGGCGGTCTGGGGCACCTGGCCATTCAGTTCCTCGCGAAGTGGGGCTGCGCGGTCACCGCGATCTCGACCACGTCGGCCAAACGGGCCGACGCCGAGCGCTTCGGCGCCACCGGCTTCATCGCCTCCGGTGAGCCCGGGGTGCTGCGCGAGGCCGCGGGTTCGTTCGACTTCGTCCTGTCGACCGTGCCCGCGGACCTGCCGTGGGACGATTACCTTGCCATCCTGCGTCCGCAGGGCCGGCTGTGCCTGGCCGGTGTCCCGGCGCGGCCCGTCACGTTCGGACCGCTGAGCCTGGTCCCCGGAGCGAAGACGATCACCGGCGGCATCGCGGGCTCGGCCACGCAGACCCGGCAGATGCTCGACTTCGCCGCCCATCACGGGATCCGGCCGGAAGTGGAGCTGTTCCCGGCCGCCGAGATCGAGGCCGCGGTGGAGCGGGTGCGGCGGGGCAACGCCCGGTACCGCGCTGTCGTCGAGTTCTGA